A stretch of the Homo sapiens chromosome 17 genomic scaffold, GRCh38.p14 alternate locus group ALT_REF_LOCI_1 HSCHR17_4_CTG4 genome encodes the following:
- the KRTAP1-4 gene encoding keratin-associated protein 1-4 yields MASCSTSGTCGSSCCQPSCCETSCCQPSCCQTSSCGTGCGIGGGIGYGQEGSGGSVSTRIRWCHPDCHVEGTCLPPCYLVSCTPPSCCQLHHAEASCCRPSYCGQSCCRPACCCHCCEPTC; encoded by the coding sequence ATGGCCAGCTGTTCCACCAGTGGGACCTGTGGCTCCAGCTGCTGCCAGCCAAGCTGCTGTGAAACTAGCTGCTGCCAGCCAAGCTGCTGCCAGACCAGCTCCTGCGGAACCGGCTGTGGCATTGGTGGTGGCATTGGCTATGGCCAGGAGGGCAGCGGTGGATCTGTGAGCACCCGTATCAGGTGGTGCCACCCAGATTGCCACGTGGAGGGCACCTGCCTGCCCCCCTGCTACCTGGTAAGCTGCACACCCCCATCCTGCTGCCAGCTGCACCACGCCGAGGCCTCCTGCTGCCGCCCGTCCTACTGTGGACAGTCCTGCTGCCGCCCagcctgctgctgccactgctgtgAGCCCACCTGCTAA